Below is a window of bacterium DNA.
GCTGCCGGGTGCGAAGGTCGCCATGTCGCACAACGAACCCGACATCTCCGCCATCGAGTTCGGCAGCGACGGCAACCTGTGGGTCTCGAACAGCCGCTCCGGCCACGGCCAGCCGGCCGGCATCATGTTCACCTGGGACGTCTTCACGCCCGACGGTGAATTCATTAAGCAGGTGTCGGCGAAGTGCGCCGGCGACGGCAAGGAAGACTCACTGATCTGGACGCCCGACGGCAACGCGGTGCTGGTGACCGGTTTCCTCGAGGCCGCATTGTCGCTGCAGGGCGGCGGCGGCGCCGCTGACGACGACAAGGAAGCCCCGCCGATGGAGGTCGTGTACCTCAAGCGAGTTGGGAGCTGAGGTCGGCACAGGCCAATGAGGCGGGACTTGCGCCGGCGCAAGTGACGGCGATGGCACAAATGGCGGCGGCGGCTCACTTGCCGCCGCCGCCGTTCGCCTGCTGGCCCCGCCTCATCTGACCAGGCTGAGCCCCACGACCGCGCCGGAGTCCTGGCCGTCCACGGACAGCCGTGCACGGTACGCCCCACTGGGCGCCTCGCGCCCTTCGCGATCGCGCCCGTCCCACACGGCCTGGTGGCGCCCGGCCACGTAGTCGCCGGCGCCGACGACGGCCACCAGCTCCCCACGTACCGAGTAGATGCGCACTTCCGCGCGCCCAGGCATCGACATCTCGAACGCGAGCGTCACCTGCGGATTGAAGGGGTTCGGCCACGCAGCCAGCCGCGGAGCCGCCGGCACATCCGGCACGGCGGTCACCCAGGTCTTCTCGCGCAACTCGAGCCGCGTGGTCGCCGCCGGCAGCAGGTAGGAAGTCTGCGCGCGCAGCGACGGCACCACCACCTGGCCCGCCGCAGGCAGGTACAGTTCAGCATCGACACCGGCGGGCCAGCCGGCCGCATCCCACTGGAGCATGGCGGGACCCGGGCTGGTCACCTGGGCCTCCACGATCCAGGCCGGCGCCACGTCGGCGAGGCCCTGGAGATCGCGAGCGAACGCGGCGCCCGCGGCCAGCCCCCACTCCGGGCGCTGACTCGACAGGCGCGGACCGCCGGCCGGCGACGGCGGCGGCAGCGGCCGGTCCACCAGCGGGTCGAAGCCGGCGGTGGCCTCGGTGCGACGACCCACCGTGAGCACGCCCTGACGGCCAAGCGCATCGGCCAGCGTGAGATTCGCCTCCCACGCTGCCGCGTTCTTCGCCACGGGCGCGGGCGCAGAGGACTCCTTCGCCGCCAGGAAATTCTCCCAGTGGAAGAACAGCGACAGCCCGTCCGTGAGTGCGTTCACCCAGTAGCCGTGCCAGGGCTGCAGCTCCGACGCGACGGCATAGTCGCCGTTCGCCGCATTCCATGTCTGCAGGTCGGGCGAGACCAGGCCCAGCTGCGCCGCCGCACCCCAGGTGTGCGCGGTTGAGCCTTGCACCACGCGCAGGCCCGCCGGCGAACCCGGGAACCAGTTCGCACAACCCACCAGGTTCCAGCCCGCGCTGAGCGGCACGGTCTCGCCGTCCAGGTCGCGCGATCCGGCCATGGTCCAATCGTAGGCCTCGCTGGTCGCCAGCCAGTAACCGGTGCCCGGGTGGACCATCGTTGTGGCGCCGAGCTGCGTGTAGCCGGTGCCCTGGTCGTAGTCGTAGACGACCTGCGTGCCCGGCGCGGGGTAGTCGATCAGGCTGAGCACCGTGGAACCGACCTGCGGTGTCAGCGGAAGGCCGATCATGGACCAGCCGGCCGCAAGGGGGCGACTTGTAGGGGTGAGTTCGGGAGGCAGGTCCATTGGGCCCATGATGAGTTCGTAGCGAAGTGTGACGGCGCCGGGACTGGCGTCCGGGATGGTCAGGGTCGGAGACGAGGTCGCCGAGAATATGTCGTGAAGCGCGCCCGTCTGCAGGTCATGCAACCGCAGCTCCCCAGGACCCCATTCCCAATTCAAGCCGAAGTCGAAGGTCAGGTCACCGCCGACACTGGTCTCCACCAGCAGCGGCCAGACACGATAGTCTGTGTACCACTCCCACTGCCAGCGGTCACGGTAGTCGGTACGGAAGCGCGGCCCGACGACCCAATCCGCATGCTCGAAACTCACCGTGACGATGTTGTCCGGCGCAGGCGGCGGGGACGGCATGTCGTAGTCCGGGTCGTACGCATCGGTCGCAGCGGCGCGGGTGCCGGCCACGATAGTCTGGCTTGTGGCCCCACTGACCGAAACGGTCACTTCCGTCCGGACCTGGAACGAGGGGCCTTCGCTGCACGGCGGGTAGATGGGGGCGAATCCGTTTACCGAGGCCACGGGCACCTCGACGTCGCACGAGGACACGTTGCACTGTCTGGGCACGCCATTGCCGAAGACGATCGGTAGATCGCCCGGCAGCGTCTGCGTCGTCCCCGGGCCGACGTAGAAATCGAGTGATCCCGACGCGAACAGCAAGTACTGCAGGCTGGCGAGCACGACCACACCGCCGACGACGGGATACGGCGTTGCCGCAGTGACAGCGAAGCCGTCGGGCGAGGGATCGGCATCCACGGCGTCGACGCCCAGGTCCATGGCGAGCACGTACGAAGGGACCCCCACATGTGTGACGGTGCATTCATAGCCGTCCACGGGACCGAACGGGGCATCCAGAATCAGGTAGGCCGTGAAGGGAGTGAAGGCCGGAACGTTCGTGTAGGCGATATACCCGGCCGTGTCGAAATAGACACCTAAAATGTCCGGATTGACGTCCAAAGTAGCGTGCGCAGGAACCGGCGTCAGGATAAAGGTCAGCAACATCAGCCACATGCATCCGGCAAACGACCTCATGGCGTGCCCTCCGGACTGGAATGTCATGCAGGATCGGGATCCGTTACGGTTGCCATACTACCACGGGCCATGGGGCAGAAGCCAGAATCTCTCGTGCCGGCCGCATCGCGTCACCTCCACTTCATCGCTGGTGAAAAGAGGTGGCGGACGGCCGGAACTTGCGCCGGCGCAACTCCCGCCTACCGCACCAGGCTCAACGACACCACCCCACCCCGCTCACGCCCACCAACCCACAGCCGCGCGAAGTAGGTCCCGCTCGGAACCTGCCGCCCCTGCCGGTCGCCGCCCTCCCACACCGCTTCGTGCCGTCCGGCCGCATAGTGGCCCGCTCCAACCGTCGCCACGAGTTCGCCGCGCAAAGAGTAGATGCGCACCTCGGCATCCCCGGCTTCCGGCAACTCGAAAAACATGGTCGTGCGCGGGTTGAACGGGTTGGGCACGTTCGGCAGCAGCCTCGGTCCGCCAGACGCACGCACAGCCGGCACACCCGAGACCACAGGCGGGAACAGGAATCGCAGCGCGCCGGGGAATCGGCTCGCCCAGTACGCCTCGTTGTGGCGGCCGCCGGCCTGCTCGACCACCAGCAGGTCGTCGTTCGGCACGAAGCCCTGCCCGATCAGCAGGTCGCGCAGCGCGCGCAGGTCGTCGATGGAGTCGTCGATGCCGTTGCCGTCGGCGTCCTGCGTGGAGCCTGACTCGAGCGTGCCCATGTCCGTGTAGATCATTGCCGCCGCCGGCTTCGGCCCGGGCGCCACGTAGTCGAGCAGCTCGTTCCCGCTCCACCAGATCGACGGCGACAGGCCGGCGATACGTCCGAACATGTCCGGCCGCGCATACGCCGCGTACAGCGACATGAGCCCGCCCAGCGACGAGCCGGCCAGTCCCGTCTGCGCCGGTCCGGCCAGGGTGCGGTAGGTGGTGTCGACCCACGGTATGAGCACGTCGGCAAAGGCCTGCAGGTGCGCGTCGGCGCCGCCGCCGGCGCCATAGTTCGGGTCGTACCACGGCGTGTATTCGTTGAGCCGCGCGCCGCCGCCGTTGTCCACGGCCACGACGATCACCGGCGCCATCTGGCCCGTGGCGATCAGCGTCTCGCACGATTCGTCCACCTGCCACTCGCCGGCGAAGCTGGTGGCGGCGTCGAACACGTTCTGGCCGTCGAACATGTAGAGCACCGGATAGCGGCGCGAGGTCTCGACGTGGTAGCCCGGCGGCAGGTAGACCCACACGCGACGCCCGTTCAGGAAGCCGGGCACCGTGTGCGTGGTGACGTCGCCGGTGATGGTGCTGCCGGCCGGCAGGTCGGCCCAGTTGGCCACGGTCAGGTTGAGCGTGGCCGGTCCCGTCACCGCGTAGGACCGGTTGGGAAGTTCCTCACCACTGGACCCCTTCTCGACCTTGTCCCAGGCCCCGCGCGTGAACTTGTACTGGACGGTGGCGCCCACCGTCAGGTCGAGCGTGATCTCGTAGAGACGGCCGCCCAGGCTGGTCAGGCGGTGCGTCGCGCTGCCGGGATTCCAGCCCTGGAAATCGCCGGTGATGTAGACGGGATCGAGCGCGGGCGTCGTCGCCGGAGCGGTGACCCGGAACGTGACGGGCGCGACAGCCTGGGGCGCCGCAAAGGCCGCCGGCAACGGCAGCAACGCAAGAACAGTGATAACACCCAGGAAGAGGCGACTTGCGGGAGAAAGCAGCATGGGATCGCCTTCGGCAGGGGAACGGCAATGCGCGCGAGCAGGGACGATCATACCACCGGCGCCGGAGCCGGTTCAAGGCGCCCGCCGCTCAGTGCAGCGCCACGCCCCGTCGCGACGATTCGCCCTCGGCATCCGCAGCGCAGGACCCGCCGTCAGTGCCCTTCACCGCCGGACACGACCCCGACCCCGCACACGACGAACACCCGCCCGGCTTCCTCATCGCGCGCACCAGCGACCGCACCGCCCAGGCTCCCGCCGCGGCCACGAGCAGCCCCACGGCGACCAGCTCCCACGAAAAGCCCATCACCCCACCCCCAGCTTCAGCAGCATCCCCACCTGGTACACGCCGAAGGTGATGACCCAGGCCAGCGCCGTCAGGCCCAGGGTCTGCGCCAGCGCGAACTTCACGCTGCCGGACTCCTGCCTGGTGATGGCGAAGGTGGCGATGCACGGCGTGGCGATGAGCGCGAACATCATGATGCACAGGCCCACCAGCGGCGTGTAGCGCGCACGCAGCTGTTCACGCAGCTGGTCGGAGGTCTCGTCGGCCTCGCCCACCGCGAACACGATGCCCATCTGCGCCACGAACACTTCCTTGGCGGCGGTGGCGCCCACCAGCGCGGTGCCGATGCGCCAGTCGAAGCCCAGCGGGCTGATCAGCGGCTCGAGCACATGACCCACGCGACCGGCCACCGAGTAGGTCAACTCGGCCGACTGCCGCTGCGCCGGGTCGACGATCTGCTCGTAGGGCACGCCCGCCGGCAGTCCGCTATCGGCCGGCGGCACCCAGCCCGCGGGCGGCTTGGGATAGAAGGTCAGGCACCAGAGGATGATCGAAGCGCCGAGGATCACGGTGCCGGCCTTCTTCACGTACAGCCAGGCCCGCGTCCACATCTGGATGAGCAGGCTGCGCGCGGTCGGCAGGCGGTACGGCGGCAGCTCCATCACGAACGGCGTGTTCTCGCCGCGGAACAGCGTCGCCCGCAGCAGCCGCGCGCCCAGCAGCGCCAGCACAATGCCCGTCACGTAGATGATCCACAACACCGGCCCCTGCGAGCGCGGCGCGAAGAAGGCGGGAATCATCAGCGCATAGATGGGCAACCGCGCGCCGCAGCTCATCAGCGGCAGCACCATCATGGTGATGAGCCGGTCGCGCCTGCTCTCGAGCGTGCGCGTCGCCATGATCGCCGGGATGGTGCAGCCGAACCCGATCAGCAGCGGGATGAAGCTCTTGCCGTGCAGCCCCACCTTGCTCATGAACCGGTCCATGACGAAGGCCGCGCGCGCCATGTACCCGGTGCCTTCCAGCACGGCAATGGCCATGAACAGCAGCACGATGTTCGGCAGGAAGACGATGACGCCGCCGACGCCGCCGATGATGCCGTCGACCAGCAGCGACTGCAGGTGGCTCTGCGTACCGACCGGCCACAGCCCCGTGATGAAATTGCCCAGCACGCTGAAGCCGCGGTCGATCAGGTCCATCAGCGGATTGCCCAGCGAGAACGTGAGCGTGAACACCACGTACATCATCGCCAGGAAGATGGGCACGCCCCACACCGGGTGCATGGCCACGCGGTCGATGCGGTCGCTCATCTCCACGCCGCGACCGGTCGTGACCTGGCGGCAGACCTCGCTGCACAGCCGCCCGATGTACTCGTAGCGCAGCCGCGCCAGCAGGATGTCGGGATCGTCGGTGGTGGTGGTGGCGAACTCGGCGGCGATGACGGCGGCGCCGTGGCGCACGCTGTCGGCCATCGCCCCCTCGAGAACGTGACTGTCGTTCTCCAGCAGCTTCAGCGCCTGCCAGCGCCGATGCGGCGACTCGGGCAGCAGTTCCTCGATGCGCGCCACCGCCGACTCGACCGTGGGCCCGTAGTTCACGTGCCCGCCGATGGCCCGCTGCGGCGCCGCCAGCGAACCGAGCCCCGGCCCGGCGTCGCGGCACTGGTCGGCGGTGCCCGGCAGGTGCACGCGGCTGTTGGCCGCCTCGAGCACGGCGCCGATGATGCCGTCCATCCCCTGGTTGCGGTTGCCGACGGCCGGCACCACGGGCACACCCAGGCGCTGCGACAGGCGATGGTGATCGATGATCATCCCGCGGTCGCGCGCCGCATCCGACATGTTCAGCACCACGACCAGCGGCCGACCGATCTCCAGCAGCTCGGTGGTCAGGTACAGGTTGCGCTCGAGGTTCGAGGCATCGACCACGTTGATGACGACGTCGGGCGCATGGTTCAGCAGGTAGTCGCGGGCGACCAGTTCCTCTTCCGAGAACGCGGTGAGGCTGTAGGTGCCGGGCAGGTCGACCAGGTTCAGGCGCAGGTCGCCGCGGCGCACCAGGCCCTCTTTCCACTCCACGGTCACGCCGGGGTAGTTGCCCACGTGCTGCCGCGCGCCGGTCAGGTTGTTGAAGATGGTCGTCTTGCCGGAATTGGGATTGCCGGCCACGGCCACGGTGAGGGTCCTGTCGAGGGTGCTCGTCACGTTGTCCCCGGCCTGCCTATTCCACGAGGATGCGCGCCGCCATGCCGCGCCCGATCACGATGCGGCTTCCCCGCACCGCCACCACGAACGGACCCTGGCCCGAATTCTGGATCACTTCGAGTTCCGCCCCGGGCAACAGGCCCAGCGCCGCCATCCGCCCCCGCAACTGGCGCCCGCCGTCGATCGACTTCAGCACCGCGCGCGTTCCCTCATGCACCATCGTCAGCGGCATGTCACTGCGCCTCCTTCGGGCGCGCGGCATCGACCGCATCCTTGGGCAAGAGATCGCTCAGCTGCATGTCGCCCCCGCACTCGTCGCGCCCGCACGTCCCGTTGTGGGAGCCCGGCGCACGGTTGCAGAAGAACCCGGCGGCATCATCCCAGCGCACATCGTTCTGTGGACAGCTCTCGAAGTACTCGACGAACCGCACCAGCCGGTTGAGCACCCCGCCGCTCACTGCATGCTCGAGCCGGCACGCCTCCGCGTCGGCCTCGGCATCGGGCAGCCCCAGCACATGGTTCAGGAACTTCGAGAGCGTCTCGTGCCGCCGCACCACGCCCAGCGCCAGGGCCTCGCCCGCGTCGGTGAGCGTGATCACATCGTAGGGCGCGTAGTTGATGAGCTTCTTCTCGGACAGCGATCGCAGTGCCTGCGTGACCGACGAATTGTGCACACCCATGCGCAGGACAATGTCCTTGGCACGCGCCGCCCCTTTCGCCGCCACCGTATGGTAGATGGCCTCCAGGTAGTCCTCGAGGCTGGCGCTCAGCTGCAGCTCTTCCGCTCTCATGACCGGCTCCCGGGCCCAATTTCGAAAATGCTGTTTCAATGGCGACAAAACTTTTTTGTCTCGCCAAAGATCGGTCAAATACCGCCCGGAGTAAAGAAAATTCTCATGGGAGGCAACCCCTGGCCGCTCCAGAGTGTCGTTGGGGATGACACGGGACTCCGGAAGCCCAGCCGTCAGGAAACCAGTGGACGATCATGAGCTCACCCGCCGGATCCTGTCCGGCGACGCGCAAGCCGAACGGCATCTCTACGATGCGCATGTCGACCGGATCTACCGGTTGGCCTTTCGCATGAGCGGGGACGCGACACTGGCCGAGGACCTGACCCAGGATGCTTTCCTGCGGGCCTTCGACCGGCTGTCCGGCTGGCGCGGTGACGGTCCCCTCGGCGCCTGGCTGCACCGCGTGGCGGTGACGGTGATCCTGGGCGGCCTGCGCCGCCGCGGCCGGGTGCGGCGGCACGAGACGGCGGTCGACGAGATCGAGCAGCTTCCGGTCGCCTCGCCGGAGCCCGAGCGCGACCCCGCACTCGGCCGGCGGCTGGAGCGGGCGGTGGCCGCACTCGACGATGTGCATCGCCTGGCGTTCGTGATGCACGAACTCGAAGGGTTCACCCACGAGGAGATCGCGGCGGCCAGCGGCGCCCCGGTCGGCACCATCAAGGCGCGCCTGTCGCGGGCGCGCGGCAAGCTGCGGCTGGCCCTGGTCGCGGGAGTGGAACGATGAACGACGACCGCCTTCTCAACGAATCCCTGCGCGCGCTGCCGCAACCGCCGGCAACGCCGCGAGAGCGCATGTGGTCGCAGATCGCGGCCGCGCGCACGACCACGGAACGCCCGCTCCCGTCGGCCCGACGCGCCGGCGCCTGGCGCTGGGCAGGCGGCGGTGCCGCATTGGCAGCGGTACTGGTGCTCGGCGTGGCGGTCGGCCGCTGGACCGCGCCGCCGGCACCGCAGTCCACGCAGGCCACTGAGGCCACACAGTCCCCGGGCCCGACGCTCGCCGAGCGCCGCGCGTCAGGCTACCGCGAAGCGACGTCGCAGCTGTTCGGCCGCGCCGAGATGCGCCTGGCCGGCTTCCAGGCCCAACCCGCGCACGAAGAATCGGCGGCCGCGACCGCCGACTGGGCGACCGGCCTGCTCACGCAGACGCGCCTGCTGCTCGATTCCCCCGCCGCCGACGACCCGGACGCGCGCCGCCTCCTGCGCGAACTCGAGCTTGTGCTCGCACAGATCGCCGCCCTGCCCGAACGCGGCAGCGCCGGCGAGGCCGCGCGCATCGCCGACGGTCTTCACGAACGTGCCACTCTCCAGCGCCTGCGCGTAGCCGGCGCCCTCTAGCGAAAGGACACGATGATGCGCACGAACTGTATCCCGACGAGACTCGTGCTGGCCGTGCTCGCGCTGAGCGCCGCCTGCTCCCTGCGAACGGCACCGGCCGCTGCGGCACCCCCGCGAGCACCGGCACCGGCCGCTGCTGCCGGCACGCCGGCACCGGCAGCGCCACCGGCGCCCCGCACGCCTGGCCCGGCGCCTGCCGGCACCCCCGCTCCCGGGCACTTCGACGACGAGAAGGCTGCCCTCGCCGCAGCCCGCGCCGAACTCGACGCCGCCCGCCAGGCACTCAACCGCGAGGACTTCGCGCGCGCCGCGGCGCTGCTCGAGGCGCGGCGCGAACAGATCCTGCAGACGCGGGAGGCCGGCAACGCGCTCTACTGGGAAGCCTTCGCCCGCTATCGCCTCGATCGCACCTCCGAACTCCGGCGCGCGGCCGAGCTGCTGCGCCGCCAGCAGGCCGACTTCGACGGCGCCGAAACCGCCCGCGACGGCGAAGCCCTGCTGGCGCGCGTCTACGCGGAGCTCGCCCAGCGCGGCGAAGTCGACGCCGCCCGCGAAGTGCGCGAACTGTCGGGCAACGACGACCAGCGCGAGGAAACGCGCATCCAGGCCCTGCACGCTCTGCTGGAGATGGACCCGGACCGCGCCCTGCCCGTGCTCGCGGACATCCTGCGCGGCAAGCGCCCGGCCAGCCCCTCGTACCGCCGCAACGCCGTCTTCCTGCTCTGCCGCACCGACGACCCGCGCGCCGAGGACCTGCTCATCGAACTGGCCGGCGGCAATACCGATGCCGACCTCCTGTCGGAAGTCGTGATCTGCCTGTCGATGAAGGATTCGGACCGCTCGCTGGACGCCATCGTCGCCGTCTTCAACCGCGCCGAGGACCCGCGCGTCAGCGAATCGGCCGCGCATGCGATCGGCCGCCACGGCGGCGACCGCGCCTTCGCCGTGCTGACATCACTGGTGCGCGACCGCGGCGCCGACATCGAGCGTCGTCGCCAGGCCCTGTTCAGCCTCTCGAACAGCGGCCGCGACAAGGAGGTCAGCGCCCTGGCCCAGCAGGTCCTGCGCGACGAGTCCGACAGCGAACTGCTGCAGGTCGCCCTGCTGACGCTCTCGCGCCTGGACGACGCGGTGCCCGAGAACGTGTTCCTCAGCATCATCGAGAACCCGCGCGCCGATGACGAACTGCGCGCCCAGGCCCTGCACTTCGCCGCACAGAACGGCAAGCTGAGCGTACCCCAGCTGCGCGGCGTCTACGACCGCGCCGCCGGCAGCGAGCTGAAGATGCAGGTCTGCCACGTCCTGACCCAGGTCGAGGACCGCAACCAGGCGCTCGACCTGTTGCTGGTGATCGCCCGCAAGGAGACCGACCCCGAGATCCGCCAGGCCGCCGTCTACTGGGTCAGCGAATTCGAGGACGACCCGCGCGCGGCGGCGTTCCTGCTCGAGGTGATCGAGCAGGAGTAGGCGGGCCGCGGTCGCGGCCGACGTCCGCAGGCAGGAACAGGCGCCGTCCCGGGGCAGCGGGGCGGCGCTGCTGTTTCGGAGCGGATTGGCGATGGTGCGAGGCAAGGCTGGGAGTTGCGCCGGCGCAAGTCTGGCGGGCTGGGCGTCCGGGCTGGTCCTGCAAGCAGGGCGCGCAGGCCGAGCTCATGGGCTGGTCGTTTGGGCCAACCGTCCCGGCAAGGCGAACGGGCGGCCGCGCCACCATACTGTATACCGTATTATTTCCAGACATACACATTTTTTATTGCCATATAGAACAACTATCGCTATATTTTCGTCTCACCTCCTCCCCGAAAGCCGAGCCCCACATGGCCACCGCCGTGCTCCCCACCTATTCCCCAAACCAGCCCGCCGCCGCGGTCGACGCCGCCCTGCGCCAGGCCCTGGCCGCCTGCGACCGCGCTCGCGAATGCGCCGTCCTCTGGTTCGCCGAGGTGCAGCGCCGCGAGCTCTTCCGCGCGCTGGGCCACCCTTCACTGGAACTGTATGCGGTCCACGAACTGGGCTTCAGCCGCAACCGCTACTGGCAGTTCAAGCGCCTGGCCGACGACCTCGACCGGTTGCCCGAACTGCGTGAAGCCGTAGCCACCGGCGAGCTCGGCTGGACCAAGGCCCAGCAGGTGGCCCGCGTGGCCGGCGAGACTACCCAGGCCGCTTGGGTCGCGAAGGCGAAGGTGACCGGCCGACGCGAGCTCGAGCGTGAGGTGTTGGAGGCACGGAAGCGGCGACGCCGAGGCGGAACCGCGAGCGCTGGTCAGCTGGAGTTGGGGGCGGCAGTTGCGCCGGCGCAACTCCTCGCCGAGGGGGAAAATCTGGCCAGTGAACACGTCGACGCCACCGGACAATTCGGCGCCAGCAACAACACCGCTGCCGAAGACCCACTCACCACCATTACCCTCCGCGCCGATGGCCTGCAGCTCGCGCGGTTCGAGGCGCTCGTCGAACGCGCCCGCAAGCGCGGCCTCGTGCCGCGCACGGCCGACCGCATGGACCTGGTCCTCGCAGCGTTGGAATCATTGGTCGAGGGCCCGGCCGACGCCGACGCCAGCCCCCGCGCGAAAGGCCCCGCCGCCCGCATCGTCATCCACCAGTGCCCCGACTGCGGGCAGGCCGCGGCCGTGACCGCGCGCGGCGAGCGAAAACTTGCGCCGGCGCAAGTCGCGGCCGCCGGGTGCGACGCGCGCGTGGAACAGGCAGGCCGGCGCAATCACGCCACGATCCCGTCAAAGTGAGAAGCGCAGTGCTCGCCCGCGACCGGCATCGCTGCGCCACGCCGGGGTGTGGCGCAGCGCGTTTCCTCGAGGTGCATCACGTGATTCCACGCGGACGGGGCGGGTCGAACAAGGCAGATAATCTGGTCACGCTGTGCTCGCGGTGCCATCGGTTCGCGCATGAACAGACGGGACTTGCGCCGGCGCAAGTCGGGGCGGCGGGGCTCGCGCCGTAAGAGGTCAGCGCTGGGCGCCAGGTCGTGGGGGAGCATGGCAAGCGGGCCGGAGGCAACCTCCGTCACCGCGACGCCGGTATCTCCCCAAACGCCCCCAAAGCCCTCTCGAACACCCCCAGCGACCAGGCGATGGCCATCCCGAAATTCGTGATCGGGACGCCGGCCTCG
It encodes the following:
- a CDS encoding HEAT repeat domain-containing protein is translated as MMRTNCIPTRLVLAVLALSAACSLRTAPAAAAPPRAPAPAAAAGTPAPAAPPAPRTPGPAPAGTPAPGHFDDEKAALAAARAELDAARQALNREDFARAAALLEARREQILQTREAGNALYWEAFARYRLDRTSELRRAAELLRRQQADFDGAETARDGEALLARVYAELAQRGEVDAAREVRELSGNDDQREETRIQALHALLEMDPDRALPVLADILRGKRPASPSYRRNAVFLLCRTDDPRAEDLLIELAGGNTDADLLSEVVICLSMKDSDRSLDAIVAVFNRAEDPRVSESAAHAIGRHGGDRAFAVLTSLVRDRGADIERRRQALFSLSNSGRDKEVSALAQQVLRDESDSELLQVALLTLSRLDDAVPENVFLSIIENPRADDELRAQALHFAAQNGKLSVPQLRGVYDRAAGSELKMQVCHVLTQVEDRNQALDLLLVIARKETDPEIRQAAVYWVSEFEDDPRAAAFLLEVIEQE
- a CDS encoding HNH endonuclease — encoded protein: MLARDRHRCATPGCGAARFLEVHHVIPRGRGGSNKADNLVTLCSRCHRFAHEQTGLAPAQVGAAGLAP
- a CDS encoding RNA polymerase sigma factor, which translates into the protein MTRDSGSPAVRKPVDDHELTRRILSGDAQAERHLYDAHVDRIYRLAFRMSGDATLAEDLTQDAFLRAFDRLSGWRGDGPLGAWLHRVAVTVILGGLRRRGRVRRHETAVDEIEQLPVASPEPERDPALGRRLERAVAALDDVHRLAFVMHELEGFTHEEIAAASGAPVGTIKARLSRARGKLRLALVAGVER
- a CDS encoding FeoB-associated Cys-rich membrane protein, coding for MGFSWELVAVGLLVAAAGAWAVRSLVRAMRKPGGCSSCAGSGSCPAVKGTDGGSCAADAEGESSRRGVALH
- a CDS encoding metal-dependent transcriptional regulator, which translates into the protein MRAEELQLSASLEDYLEAIYHTVAAKGAARAKDIVLRMGVHNSSVTQALRSLSEKKLINYAPYDVITLTDAGEALALGVVRRHETLSKFLNHVLGLPDAEADAEACRLEHAVSGGVLNRLVRFVEYFESCPQNDVRWDDAAGFFCNRAPGSHNGTCGRDECGGDMQLSDLLPKDAVDAARPKEAQ
- a CDS encoding ferrous iron transport protein A — its product is MPLTMVHEGTRAVLKSIDGGRQLRGRMAALGLLPGAELEVIQNSGQGPFVVAVRGSRIVIGRGMAARILVE
- the feoB gene encoding ferrous iron transport protein B, which codes for MTSTLDRTLTVAVAGNPNSGKTTIFNNLTGARQHVGNYPGVTVEWKEGLVRRGDLRLNLVDLPGTYSLTAFSEEELVARDYLLNHAPDVVINVVDASNLERNLYLTTELLEIGRPLVVVLNMSDAARDRGMIIDHHRLSQRLGVPVVPAVGNRNQGMDGIIGAVLEAANSRVHLPGTADQCRDAGPGLGSLAAPQRAIGGHVNYGPTVESAVARIEELLPESPHRRWQALKLLENDSHVLEGAMADSVRHGAAVIAAEFATTTTDDPDILLARLRYEYIGRLCSEVCRQVTTGRGVEMSDRIDRVAMHPVWGVPIFLAMMYVVFTLTFSLGNPLMDLIDRGFSVLGNFITGLWPVGTQSHLQSLLVDGIIGGVGGVIVFLPNIVLLFMAIAVLEGTGYMARAAFVMDRFMSKVGLHGKSFIPLLIGFGCTIPAIMATRTLESRRDRLITMMVLPLMSCGARLPIYALMIPAFFAPRSQGPVLWIIYVTGIVLALLGARLLRATLFRGENTPFVMELPPYRLPTARSLLIQMWTRAWLYVKKAGTVILGASIILWCLTFYPKPPAGWVPPADSGLPAGVPYEQIVDPAQRQSAELTYSVAGRVGHVLEPLISPLGFDWRIGTALVGATAAKEVFVAQMGIVFAVGEADETSDQLREQLRARYTPLVGLCIMMFALIATPCIATFAITRQESGSVKFALAQTLGLTALAWVITFGVYQVGMLLKLGVG